The Arachis hypogaea cultivar Tifrunner chromosome 14, arahy.Tifrunner.gnm2.J5K5, whole genome shotgun sequence DNA window GTTACTTTTAATCATTGTCGTTGTAGTTATGTTTTATGTAAATAGTAGTGTATAAAGCCGAAGATGATTAAGCATATTGAAGAGTGTTGTACATTTAAAACTGCAAGCTTGAGACAAAGAAATCCTCACTTTAGATATACGCGCTTTGTTGTGATTCAGGGAAGCCAAATCAGGGTCTATGATGTCGAAAGGGGCTGGAAACTTAAGAAGGACATCTCTGCACGAAACTTGCGGTGGACAATCACTGATACTTCTCTCTCACCCGATCAACAACATCTTGTAAGTTTGAGTTCAGTGCCAAATGGTGTGGCTTGTGTGGACAACGGGGATGAGGAGTTTCCTATTATAATTGAGCACCTCTAACCATGGCTTGTGAACCTTATAGAAGCTTGAGCTATCATTTTGTACCTTGTTTCTTCCAACTCCACCCAGCAgacattttattttataattttttttatttattattgcaGGTTTATGCTAGCATGTCACCAATTGTCCATATTTGCACAGTGGGATCTGCTGTAACACAGTCAATAGCTAATGTCACAGTACGTGTGAAAATTTATCACTTTATTCATAATGAGAGTGAAATATAGTTCAATATTTGTTTATAGTATTATAGAGTAGTAAGCAGATGTTACGTGTACACTTTCTCTTACAAGTATTTGCTTTACATTCAAGAAGTCTTCTCTCTTTTGAAAAACCTTTTTTTATTGCAGGAAATTCATTATGGACTAAATTTCTCTGccgatgaagatgaagatgaatttGGTATTTTCTCTATCAAGTTCTCAACAGATGGACAAGAGCTTGTGGCTGCAACCAGTGATAGCTCAATATGTGTTTATGATCTTGGAGCTGATAAACTAAGCCTTAGAATTCCTGCTCATATGGTATTATTGATTCTTTTAGAGGCTTAGAACACTAACTCaaattcattttattattatttgcctTGATCTTTTTGTTCATCACTATAAAGTGGTATATAGTGGCTTAAGTTAGTTTTTGTCTTGCTACCATGGAAGGTGGATCATGTCTGATGTGGTCTTTTACATTGCAGTCTGATGTTAACGCGGTCTGCTTTGCTGATGAATCTGGCAATATCATATATTCTGGAAGTGATGATAGTTTCTGCAAGGTAAACTTCATATTTTACTTGTAGGAGTTTTTTAATATCCACAGTTGTAACTCCATGAACTAAACTTTGCATTGCTTTGATTTGTTTTCTCGATGTAATAAAAGAAGCATAAGTTGTTTATAGATATTCAGCATCATGTTATATATAGCCAGCATATATAAGCATCGCAGTTGCTTTAGAGCTCACCAGTTTGCAAGCCTGAGGTCAACTCACTGGAAGCTTGAACCTGAATCATAACTAAATGAGCTTAAGATTGGGTCTCGAGTAGCGTCAGATTAGGCACATAGTACTTTCCAAGCCTTTTACTTCTGCTTGCAATTACTCAGTAAAGGAATCATTGGCTGTTATGATGTGTGCAGGTCTGGGATAGGCGGTGCTTTGTCACGAAAGGACAACCAGCTGGTACTTTAATGGGACATTTAGATGGCATTACATTCATTGACAGCCGTGGGGATGGTCGTTATTTAATTTCTAACGGAAAAGATCAAACTACCAAATTATGGGACATAAGGAAGATGTCTTCTAATGCCATAAGGTGAGTCTATTAATATAATATCCAACTTGGTACTTTTGCCAATATATAATGgtaattggaaaaaaaaagacaatagATAATCAAGTTCTGAAAATCACATAAGGGACTAAGGGAGACGGAAATGGTCAAATTAATTCTATCTCCATCCCTTTGTAACTAAATGTAGTTCTTTGATGCTGCATAATAAGTGTAATGCATAACTCTTCTTTCTCATGAACGTGCTTGTTTCTGTGAACTGTGGATATATACTCACAATTTCAGTGTGGTTTGGTATTTTATGTTGGAGCTACAATTAAGTCcaagaaaacaaaatgaagaaaaattaCACTCGAACTCTTTCTTTTCCTTTGCTATTCTGTGATGTATATATTTAATGATGATGCTAATTACTTAAACCAACAGCACGGGTCTTGGAGACGAGGATTGGGATTATCGGTGGATGGACTACCCTGACTATGCAAGAAATTTAAAGCATCCCCATGACCAGTCGTTGGCAACGTATAAAGGACACTCAGTGTTGCGTACTCTAATTCGCTGTTATTTCTCGCCATCATATACGTAAGCTTTTACTTTTAGCATTTTTTCCTCTCTCGGCTAGCCACGTTCTTTTAACTGATATAAGGTCCTAACCTGCACAAAATATGTTGGTTTTGAATTGCATATGATATTGAAGATTTCTTTGTATAATCATATCATTCTGCATTTCTGTGTATTCCCCATTGCAGCACCGGTCAAAAGTACATTTACACCGGATCCAGTGATTCGTCGGTTTACATATATGATTTGGTAAGAGAAACAAATCCCCAGATACTTTGTTAACAGTGACTGCCTTAGGATGAAGAAGTGAAAGTTCAATCCTTTTTCCTTCTGGTTCTTATTATGTGTCTTGAGATATCATAAATAAGCAATAGTGTGTGCATTGTTTGTAGGTGAGTGGAGCTCAAGTTGCAAAACTTGAACATCATGAGGCACCAGTAAGAGACTGTAGTTGGCACCCTTTCTATCCAATTCTAGTCACTTCTGCATGGGATGGTGACATTGTTAGGTGGGAGTTTCCCGGAAGTAATGAAGCTCCGGCTTCTCCCAATAGACGAGTAGCTCGCCGGAGAGGCTTTTATCACATATAGCTATTGTTCTTTGTACATATATATGGATGGACATGCATCTAATACATGCAATGTAGGCCCTTTTAAGTGTTACGCTAGTTGTTGCTGCATCAGCTTAATGACGATAATAAAATGTATATTTGAAGTGCTGGTAAGTCTTAAAGCAGTTCCTGAATTTTTATTCCAGTATTAAATTAGTTTCTTAATTTTCAATTGTCTCAATTCGGATCttgaattttcattttgttagtctCTCAAACATTTTTCATTAACGGTGTGCTGACGTAGACCGTCAATACCATGTGCCAGAATATGGTTTAACCACGTGTAATGAGACGATGAAAATAGATTCAAATGTCTGTCTCTGGAACAGTATTGGGAAGGTGGCTGCAGTGCTGattcccctttttcttttttttttggtgaaattTTAGATCTGAGTgcacttgttgcaagacatacaTAATGACCATTAGATTAAGACCTTGCATgcattcttctcctctcttttttcccttttaaaaaaaaatatgatttaactGTTTATTGTTATGCATTGAGATGGCTTGTAGtcgcctttattttattttttttttggtcatacaAACACATTCACTCACACACTAACCTAGTCACCACTGCTAGGATTTGAACCTGTGTTGGCGCAGCTGAGGCCCAGCACAGTTGGCATACTTGTCCGCCTCATACAACGCTGCATCCGGGTTCAAATCCCAGCTGGTTGTTGGTTTAAGAACCCATAATACCTATGGTAGTGTGTGTAACATGGGTGTCATTACATTACATTACATGTGTAGGCAAATACTTTTGCCATTACATTACATTACATGCCTCAGCCATACAAATACTTTTGCCATTACATTACATTACATGCCTCAGCCACGTAGTTGCCTtcattattttcctccaaaaatgtTTGTCTTATTGATTTGGGCCTAGTTCTTTAAAGTCCAAAAgaaaccaatttaaaaaaaatgtcatttttttttattttaaaataataattatttttaacagcATATAAGAATTTGGCACAAATATCTAATTGTGTATTGATACATTAtcaaaagtaattaatttttaaatatataaatttaattgaatgaTGGTATAAATTAGTAATATTGTTAGTATATTCAAAttaaactcttaaataaaatatataaaaccaAAAGTTATTTCTCCTTGTGATATTTCCATGGAAGGGGCAAGATAGATGATTTATATGGGGTATAACTAGGCAGCATgttccttgcaatttatgatggTGAGCAAGTAGtagtaaacaaaataaaaatatatagattATAGTGTAGGTTTCAAGTTTGAACACGGAAATGAAAGCATGCACATGCATATTGAATATTTGAGTGAGTTGGGTTGAATGAGAAACATGCACATGTTTTCCAATCATAATAAATTGGTACCACTTATATCTTACATTTCACTTTCAGCTGATGTGTCAATCCTAAAAGTTACCATCATGTCTGCTTCTAGCAATAATTCTAGGTAATTGACTTTAATTAACAATCACATTATTTACCAATATTTTAAGGGTTTTGCTTACTAGACGACTAGACTTATCTTTAAGATAGTAGTACATGTTGAGAATGGTTGAAATTTAGAAAGTAATATGAAAATTtggttatttatatttttctaaaatttttaaactgttgcatttcattaaaaaaaaataaaatttgtaatttattactttatttaataggtcattttctttttaaaaaatgatgCACGTCTTATTTATTGAGAGATTAagatttggttaaaaaatttaaatacggAAGAATCATTGGTGAATGTATCATGAAATGATTCTAATTGTGTGATTTACCTGTATATAGAAGCATGTAATTCAgtgaaggcaaaaaaaaaaaacatttttaataagggtgaaaaattatttttcttagatGTGACAAGtcctttttaggaaaaaaaaaaaaagcgtgcaaattaaaagaaagttttaatgaatttgaatattttaattcagacggtaatatttttgtaaaaaataactgATTAAAATTGTATAATACATCATTATAAtatccatttaaaaaaaaaaatctgtattTATTATTAAAGTATTAACGGGTAGGTATCTGActttttatgtaaattttttttttgtttagccaAACGTATCCCCTAACTCGACAGGTTAAGAACTAATCCGTCGcaaatctgagctccatttaagggtctgtcgcTGGCTAATGAATTACTACATGCACAAGGCACTTTTTATGTAAACTttgaaaaatgaatttaaaatcATGGCGCATGCCCACAATATCATGGGCCCGTCCTAAATGAGAACATAGACTAATTAATTTTCTTGCAATATCATAAATAatctttataattaaaaattaaaatattatttatatattaaaatcaattatcatatatttatgtataaatatataatttaatttatttttagtatatattttatattaaatatattttatattaataattaattttaattagggctgcacatggatcggataatatctaCATATCCGCGGTAATTATCCGTATCCGATTCAAATTTttcggatattatccgatccgcagagttatcggatccgatccgcagagttatcggatccgatccgcactatgctgataataaaattttaaagacatCTAAAAAGTATAGTTAAAATTACGATcacacttttttattatttaaaaatagttttaaatttaatcatattttttatttttcaaattaaagaatatttatcaaaatctgactaattttaacttattttttaactaCTAGTAAAATTTTGTAACTGTTGTAGAATATACTTAATggtatattaaaatttagatattcAAGTTAAAATAAAAGTACAACTCAAACAATAATAAGTTGGTGTTCAATTATTGCCCAAAGTACATGATGAATTATTGGGTCAAGAAATGATGATAACCAATGAGAAAAGAATGATATAAGATGATTTGCTTGCTTTTTCATTATAAAAGTGttcatgatgatttgttttgGATACTTGAAAAGTAGATAAGAAATAAAtagttcttttttaatttttattttttagtttttagtttttgggTCATGAATCCTAAAAGTAGTGATGAATAGTGAAATGATACAAATGAATGCTATTGGTTTTCaaaaaggtgaaaactcaggtgcagtcaacttcatgtgaagttgatagctgagagtcgttagatgaaaatttagtcaaatcagttaaatcatctaacggctctcaattatcaactttacgACTACACCTGAGTTTCTACCTTTCGAAAAAGAGAGCATCTTTATTTGAATAGTCACATACTGACATTCATATTTGACTAGTACAATTTCTTGTCCCAATTTTCTTATGTATGTTCATCACTTCCTCAATGCACGTCTGCTATACTTTTTCGTTCACACATCTATCTACTGTATAAATGGATATATAACTTTAGTGTATGAATTTCTTCTTATAGTTATAATTTATTCTCCTAAGTTTCTGGTGGATACAAGTTTAGAAATCGCTTTATTTGACTACCTTTTAATATCTTTTAACAAAAATACTAtccaatattatttttattggatataGGTATAGCAATAAAATTTTATCTTAAGTATTCGAAAAATGTTTTTATAATAATGTATTCTCACATctcaaaaaatattaaagtttaagTGATAttctataaagaaaaataatattaaaattggtctttaaaaaattttatatcagaCATTTTGGTTTCTAAACAAAGTTTTATActctaaaaattcttaaaaagtatttttattggATAAATTGGTCACTTTatcatttttaatcaaattaatatgTGTATTAGACACATAAATTATtaacaaattttatataattaggtTTTTAAAAGATACACTTTAAGacaaatacatttttttataagTGAGACCAATTTATCAGACGATAAtaattctttagaatttttaaagaataaaagttTATTAATGGGCTAAAGTATTTCAtctaaaatttcttaaaaaatcaatttgaatgtttatttaaaaataatattacttttagcttcctaattttttttccttttaatggtGATGAAGATTGGTCCCTGAAGAACTTATCTTTATGTCTTTATCCACCTTtgagaaaaagaatttgaattagtGTGGCGTCTTTGTCTCTGTCCAGAAAGCCCAAAAGCCAATTCCCATTCTGTGATTGGAAACTTAGGAGCTTAGTATTATTAATTCCCAATCTTTGGTCAATGAAGTAGAGTCGTTGGggataatttaatttcatttaaacTCGGACactgtaaaaataaaatataccatttaaatttaaattctctaaattttgaatttttatttgaaaaaacaaaatgtaattttttactcttaaatattctttttcaaaaaaaattttatcccacctataaaataaacgATAAAAGATCAAAAATCATATTaccttctaaaataaaattcaaaatttagaagataaAAAATCCCGCAATTTTAATAggtaataaaagaaaatgttaagTACGATTTTTGTCTCTAAGATATAGATTGAAAATTTTGTCGTCTCCAActttttttacatacaaaatcgTCTCTAAAGTTTAAcgtaattttaaaatcgtctttttgaCCTAAATATTAAAATTCTGGACTAAATTACtcctaacaaaaaaattataaaataaaaaaatatagaagccattaatgaaaaaaaaaaatacaaagaaacCATTAGTAGAACAGCAACAATAACAATACACAATATTCAACAATAACacatttaaattcaaaaacaatATCATTTATTGcaatctaatattttaaattcaacaacaacatATAGAAGGAAAGAAGAGGAGGAGATTTGAAACCATTTACGGAAGAGAAGCACGTCCATGAGCGGGCATGGTGGAGATGACGTCGTGAAAAAGATAGAGCCGCGATCGCCGCTGTTCCTCGCGTGCTCGCCATTGTTCCACGGTTTGTCGtcgttatttttgtatttgtttctatttctgtttcttctgtttttgtttctgatgaaaaagaagagatactgtgatggagaagaagaagaaacgttgtgatgaagaagatgaaaaagaagaagagaaggataatTTAATtcgaaagacgattttaaaattacgttaaattttagggatgattttatatgtaaaaaaagattcaagacaaaaaaaaatttctatttatatattagaaaccaaaatcgtacttaatcctAACAAAAATTATtagctacttttttttttctaaataataacAATATACATTCAATGGTATTCGCCTATTCGAAccttggtttttatttttatatatagttgaaattttgcaatttgattttcaatGGTATTTGTCACCCACCTCTCTTTATTATTTATACTCCTTTTTTTAAAGACAATTATTTATACACCTCTCTTTATTATTGATGATCAATTAATggttagaaaatataaatattactgCCTCCTAACACTTATCTTTTCATAAATCTCTTGAttagctttctttaatttctaatattACTTTATATAACGATGCATTTATACGGTTTAATTAATTTGTACGTAGTCAACTAACATTGCAAGTATATATATAACTACAATAATTCCGACAGATAGCGGCAGAAATTTTACGGCGGTTTTATAAAACCGTCGCAAAATGACAATTTGCGGCACATATAGCGGCAGCTGCAATCAGGACTACATTTAGTGGCGGTTTTTCTCGAACTGCCGCTATATTTCAATCAGGCTTGCATTTAACGGCGTCTTTTCGAAAACTGCCGCCATACGTACTGTCGGGTGAGTTATTGTTTTACATTTTGTGACGGTTTTGTTTAAATCGCCGCAAAATGCGTATTACCACATATTACAATGTTTTCTTAAGTAATAACCATCTGGGTATAATCTAGTTAAGTAAACACTACTATCTTAAGCTACATATGTTTAAATAATTGTTACTTAAACTCGTAACACTTTTTTTACATTCGTTTTTTacgtaaaaaaaattcataagttaaataagctatatatgttaactcatgtgaacaaatttaccaataagattttcttgtttactttattggcatttaaatttgcattcaaacatggatgtaaaagaagaaaataaaatcactgtgaactaattaaaaatcaaacattttctaaaaataataattataaatattttctataaaatattaaaaataataattgaaaatattttcgacaagtcattaaaaatttaaaactttttaattttaaataattataattttaaattttaaattttttattttaatgatttgttgagcatttattaaaataaaaaatttaaaaattttttaataacaatctTAACTTGTATTCTTAGATATAAGAATTCATAATAActaaactcaaaattaattaatgttttatcaaaa harbors:
- the LOC112741106 gene encoding LEC14B homolog; the protein is MIRLNKDTSTCSDGSASSESVCSGISGEGTNILDHEIAQLTKLRSSSYVLLGRNIPGRMRLPASTVRMLVGREGNYSGRGRFSSADRCHILSRYLPTKGPWIVDRMRSRAYISQFSADGSLFIAGFQGSQIRVYDVERGWKLKKDISARNLRWTITDTSLSPDQQHLVYASMSPIVHICTVGSAVTQSIANVTEIHYGLNFSADEDEDEFGIFSIKFSTDGQELVAATSDSSICVYDLGADKLSLRIPAHMSDVNAVCFADESGNIIYSGSDDSFCKVWDRRCFVTKGQPAGTLMGHLDGITFIDSRGDGRYLISNGKDQTTKLWDIRKMSSNAISTGLGDEDWDYRWMDYPDYARNLKHPHDQSLATYKGHSVLRTLIRCYFSPSYTTGQKYIYTGSSDSSVYIYDLVSGAQVAKLEHHEAPVRDCSWHPFYPILVTSAWDGDIVRWEFPGSNEAPASPNRRVARRRGFYHI